AAGAAGTGAACGCCGTCCTGAAACGGTTTTACAATGACTATGCGGTGCTGCGCCGCTGCCTGATCGACTACGGTTTTATGGACCGGACGCCGGACGGCCGCTCGTACTGGGTCAAACCCTGACCGGGAGCAGCATCGCAAAGATAGCGCTGTATAAAGGAGCTGGACGACGTTGAACAGGAGAAAAGAACTCAAGTCGGCGTACAAACAGACTCCCCTTCCCATGGGAGTGTACCGGATAAAGAACAATGTCAACGGGAAAATATTCGTCGCTGCCGGCATGAACCTGCCGGGAAGCCTCAACAGCAACCGCTTTCAGTTGAACCTGCGGTGCCACCGTAACAAGGCGTTGCAGGAAGACTGGGACCGGCACGGCGCCGGCGCCTTTACCTTCGATGTCGTTGAAACCCTGGAGCCGGAACAAATCCCGGAAAACAACCGGCAAGACGCTGTCGCGGCGCTGGAGGAGAAGTGGCTGCAATCCCTGCAGCCCTATGGCGATAAGGGTTACAACAAGCCGAAAAAGAGCTGATAACGACTTAAATCGAAGCTGGAGGAGGATCATTATGAGCTCCCAAAAAACGATGGGACCGCTGCCGTTCAAATCGACGTTGATCGCTCCGTGCGGTATGAACTGCAGGCTTTGCCGCGCCTATATCAGGGAAAAAAAGGCCTGCCCCGGCTGCTACGGGAATGACGCTCTGAAATCCAAATCCTGTGCGATGTGCCGGATAAAGAACTGCGAGATGATAGCGAAAGATAAAGCCGGGTATTGCTTTAAATGCAAGGAATTTCCCTGTCCCAGGCTGAACCGCCTGGACAAGCGTTACAAAACGAAATACGGCATGAGCATGATCGAAAACCTGGCGTACATTAAGCGTTTCGGCATAAGAAGTTTCGTCGGACACGAAAAGGGAAGATGGGCGTGTCCGGAATGCGGTGAGGTAATATGTGTTCATAAGGAAAACTGCATTTATTGCGGCTGCAAGTGGCGCTGACCATTATTTTGTATATACCGGCTCGGCTGGCGCGAAGCGGCTTGAATTGACGAAACCCACCGGCGAATGGTGGGTTTTTTGGTGCAACTGTCGTCAAATTGTCGTCATTGGAAAACATGGTGGGCGCGGCTGGTTTCGAACCAGCGACCTCTTGAATGTGAGTCAAGCACTCTCCCCCTGAGCTACGCGCCCGTACATTTAATTTTAA
The Bacillota bacterium genome window above contains:
- a CDS encoding GIY-YIG nuclease family protein, with amino-acid sequence MNRRKELKSAYKQTPLPMGVYRIKNNVNGKIFVAAGMNLPGSLNSNRFQLNLRCHRNKALQEDWDRHGAGAFTFDVVETLEPEQIPENNRQDAVAALEEKWLQSLQPYGDKGYNKPKKS
- a CDS encoding DUF3795 domain-containing protein; translated protein: MSSQKTMGPLPFKSTLIAPCGMNCRLCRAYIREKKACPGCYGNDALKSKSCAMCRIKNCEMIAKDKAGYCFKCKEFPCPRLNRLDKRYKTKYGMSMIENLAYIKRFGIRSFVGHEKGRWACPECGEVICVHKENCIYCGCKWR